Proteins encoded in a region of the Acidobacteriota bacterium genome:
- a CDS encoding VOC family protein — protein MKLDIYLNYRGNCEEAFQFYETQLGGRITSLARHGDQPNPNISADWGDKVLHARIEIGATQLMGADIPTAEPMRSAYLALSLPSEAAAERVYALLIDGGQVFMKMEQTPFANRFAMLRDKFGTSWMLLHQPAEDAPPARKAGADPWY, from the coding sequence ATGAAGCTCGACATCTACCTGAACTACCGTGGCAACTGCGAAGAAGCCTTCCAGTTCTACGAGACACAACTGGGCGGCCGGATCACGAGCCTGGCGCGGCACGGCGATCAGCCCAATCCCAACATCTCCGCCGACTGGGGCGACAAGGTCCTGCATGCGCGAATCGAGATCGGCGCCACGCAGCTCATGGGCGCGGACATCCCGACGGCGGAACCCATGCGGAGCGCCTATCTGGCCCTGAGTCTGCCGAGTGAAGCGGCGGCCGAGCGCGTGTATGCGCTGCTCATCGACGGCGGCCAGGTCTTCATGAAGATGGAGCAGACACCCTTCGCCAATCGATTCGCGATGCTGCGCGACAAGTTCGGCACCTCATGGATGCTCCTCCATCAGCCAGCGGAGGACGCCCCACCGGCGCGCAAGGCCGGCGCCGACCCGTGGTACTGA
- a CDS encoding transposase, with translation MSRPHRLPVAGCSGGYRHFLTICTRDRRPHFVDCSVVGLTTDHFIQTATLEGFEILAYCFMPDHLHALVEGLTEDADLRRFVRLAKQRAGFWFARERHERLWQESFFDRTLRQEDDLVDVIRYVIDNPVRAGLVDAQASYRFWGSQKYSREEILEFIQDARPRRV, from the coding sequence ATGAGTCGTCCACACCGTCTGCCAGTCGCCGGCTGCTCCGGCGGCTACCGCCATTTCTTGACGATATGCACGCGCGATCGCCGTCCGCACTTTGTTGACTGTTCGGTGGTCGGTCTGACGACCGATCACTTTATTCAGACCGCGACACTCGAGGGGTTTGAAATTCTTGCGTACTGCTTCATGCCGGATCATCTCCACGCGCTCGTTGAAGGGTTGACGGAGGACGCGGACCTGCGCCGCTTCGTACGCTTGGCCAAGCAGCGCGCCGGGTTTTGGTTCGCGCGCGAGCGCCACGAGCGTCTGTGGCAAGAGAGCTTCTTCGACCGCACACTTCGGCAAGAGGATGATCTCGTCGATGTGATCCGGTATGTGATCGACAACCCGGTACGTGCCGGCTTGGTCGATGCGCAGGCTTCCTACAGGTTCTGGGGGTCACAAAAATACTCCCGCGAGGAAATCCTCGAGTTCATACAAGACGCCCGCCCACGCCGGGTCTGA